A genomic region of Calditrichota bacterium contains the following coding sequences:
- a CDS encoding LytR C-terminal domain-containing protein translates to MVQRKYRQSSNKHSKSRSAGAYGNSGGFFWSFGIGVLVLLNIVLIGSAAYKFAFKEKKVTRPPSAAVVQKKAVAPEVSVPASRKIRVELLNGCGVPGLAMSFSNYLRRNGFDVVDTKNYSSFNVRNTLVIDRTSKKLKNAKRVAQVLGIKHAYIQPKMNPDLQVEVTVILGADFTKLKGFNQIGKD, encoded by the coding sequence ATGGTACAGCGAAAATATCGACAATCTTCCAATAAGCATTCAAAATCAAGGTCCGCAGGCGCATACGGAAATTCCGGCGGTTTTTTCTGGAGTTTTGGGATTGGGGTATTGGTCCTTTTGAATATTGTGCTAATCGGCTCTGCGGCCTATAAATTTGCTTTCAAGGAAAAGAAAGTAACGCGCCCCCCTTCAGCAGCGGTGGTTCAAAAAAAGGCTGTTGCGCCTGAGGTCTCCGTCCCTGCAAGCAGGAAAATCCGTGTTGAGCTTTTAAACGGATGCGGTGTTCCTGGGTTGGCCATGTCTTTTTCAAACTATTTGCGGCGAAATGGATTTGATGTTGTGGATACGAAGAATTATTCCAGTTTTAATGTGCGAAATACGCTTGTCATTGATCGGACGTCCAAGAAACTCAAAAATGCCAAACGCGTGGCGCAGGTTTTGGGAATCAAACATGCGTATATCCAGCCCAAAATGAATCCGGATTTGCAGGTGGAAGTCACGGTTATTCTGGGAGCTGATTTTACAAAACTTAAAGGGTTCAACCAAATCGGAAAGGATTAG
- the rsfS gene encoding ribosome silencing factor — MTQTTGRNNLSSHEIARYIASLTLSKKAVDVKILDVRNLTSVTDFFVICSGDSDMQIKAISEEILEKLKEINIRPWHKEGVTNLQWVLLDYIDVVVHIFRKEVRGFYGLESLWGDAKIEEVKETDDR; from the coding sequence ATGACACAAACCACCGGTAGAAACAATCTTTCTTCCCATGAAATTGCCAGGTATATTGCTTCACTTACCCTTTCAAAAAAAGCAGTCGATGTTAAAATCTTAGATGTTCGCAATCTAACCTCCGTTACAGACTTTTTTGTAATTTGTTCGGGGGACTCGGACATGCAAATTAAGGCCATCTCAGAAGAGATTTTAGAAAAATTAAAAGAGATCAACATTCGCCCCTGGCACAAGGAGGGTGTCACAAATCTTCAGTGGGTTTTGCTGGATTACATTGATGTTGTGGTACATATTTTCCGGAAAGAGGTGCGGGGATTTTATGGGCTGGAATCCCTTTGGGGAGATGCAAAAATTGAAGAGGTGAAGGAAACTGATGACCGTTGA
- a CDS encoding arginine--tRNA ligase → MTVEAYVRRSLQKQLERLSVTPDTVKIEFETPRDTRFGDLATNVAMLLARALQKNPREIARQLIEDVNWDSSFIESVNIAGPGFINFVVSKTYLQGYLKEILNQGEADFGKSRAGAGKKIQIEFVSANPTGPLNVVSARAASVGDTMVNIMTHVGYEAKREYYVNDAGRQVRLLGASVSSRYCHLLGVEEPFPEEGYHGNYVTDLAKEIISKYGDRFLGLSREERVDRLKTIALEMILADQKKVLEDFRVRFDRFFHESDLRKSGAEQEVLSILKEKSLTYEKEGALWFKASQFGDEKDRVLITQKGEPTYFFIDVAYHKNKFNRGFEKVIDLLGPDHHGYIPRMRAALLALGFPEDAFDVKIIQQVNLFRGGEVVKMSKRAGQIVTMRELVDEVGVDAARFFFLMRRISTPLDFDIDLAKKQTDENPVYYVQYAHARIANILRYGREQGISYNPDCDLSLLVEPEEMALIKKMRDFPDLLVRIVRNFEPNSLTQYLQELAEVFHRFYHDHRVISEDKPLSEARIALSRAVKIVLAIGLKLMGISAPEKM, encoded by the coding sequence ATGACCGTTGAAGCGTACGTACGCCGCTCTTTGCAGAAGCAATTGGAGAGGCTTTCCGTTACACCGGATACCGTTAAGATCGAATTTGAAACTCCCAGGGACACGCGTTTCGGGGATCTTGCTACCAACGTGGCCATGCTTTTGGCCCGGGCACTTCAGAAAAACCCGAGGGAAATTGCCCGGCAATTGATTGAGGATGTAAATTGGGATTCGTCATTTATTGAATCGGTGAATATTGCCGGTCCCGGGTTTATTAATTTTGTGGTGAGTAAAACCTATTTGCAGGGATATTTAAAGGAGATTCTCAATCAGGGGGAAGCCGATTTTGGAAAGAGCCGTGCCGGGGCAGGGAAAAAGATTCAGATTGAATTTGTGAGTGCGAATCCCACCGGTCCTCTGAATGTGGTCAGTGCGCGGGCCGCCTCTGTCGGTGACACAATGGTCAACATCATGACGCACGTGGGGTACGAGGCAAAACGGGAATATTATGTCAACGATGCCGGACGGCAGGTGCGTTTACTGGGGGCTTCTGTCAGCAGCCGCTACTGCCACCTTCTGGGGGTGGAAGAACCCTTTCCGGAAGAGGGTTACCACGGCAATTATGTAACCGATCTGGCAAAGGAAATCATTAGCAAATACGGCGACCGCTTTCTCGGCCTTTCCCGCGAGGAACGGGTGGACAGACTAAAAACCATTGCTCTTGAAATGATTTTGGCGGATCAGAAAAAGGTGCTGGAAGATTTTCGCGTCCGCTTTGATCGCTTTTTCCACGAAAGCGACCTTCGGAAAAGCGGTGCCGAGCAAGAAGTTCTCTCCATTTTGAAGGAAAAAAGCCTCACTTACGAGAAGGAAGGAGCCCTCTGGTTTAAAGCCTCTCAATTTGGGGACGAGAAGGACCGTGTACTCATCACCCAAAAAGGTGAACCAACCTATTTTTTCATTGATGTGGCCTATCACAAGAATAAATTTAATCGGGGATTTGAAAAGGTGATCGATTTGCTGGGACCGGATCATCACGGTTACATCCCCCGGATGCGGGCGGCACTTTTGGCGCTGGGTTTTCCGGAGGACGCGTTTGATGTGAAGATCATTCAGCAGGTCAATCTGTTTCGGGGCGGTGAGGTGGTAAAAATGTCCAAGCGGGCCGGCCAAATTGTGACCATGCGGGAGCTGGTGGATGAGGTCGGGGTGGATGCCGCGCGCTTTTTCTTTCTGATGCGCCGGATTTCAACTCCCCTCGATTTTGACATTGACCTGGCCAAAAAGCAGACGGATGAAAACCCCGTTTACTACGTGCAATATGCCCATGCCCGCATCGCCAATATTTTGCGGTATGGCCGAGAACAGGGCATTTCTTACAACCCCGACTGCGATCTTTCACTTTTGGTGGAACCGGAAGAAATGGCGTTGATCAAAAAAATGCGGGATTTTCCTGATTTACTGGTCCGGATTGTCCGCAATTTTGAGCCAAACAGCTTAACACAATACCTGCAGGAACTGGCAGAGGTGTTTCACCGGTTTTACCACGACCACCGGGTGATTTCTGAAGACAAACCTCTGTCCGAAGCCCGAATTGCCCTGAGCCGTGCAGTGAAAATTGTTTTGGCCATTGGGTTGAAATTAATGGGCATTTCTGCGCCGGAGAAGATGTGA
- a CDS encoding sugar kinase translates to MDSVLVVGSVAYDSVETPVKKVENSLGGSAIYFSAAASLFAPVKVVGVVGDDFNWDDIAFLKEKNVDFEGMQQVPGKTFRWGGRYKQDMNYRETLYTDLNVFETFDPHIPDDYKKTPFLFLANIQPELQQCVLAQMERPRFTMLDTMNFWIEGRYEALIETIKRVDGIVINEEEALDLVHETNLIRAMRKITALGPRVIIVKKGEHGAILSVNNSYFFAPAYPIENVVDPTGAGDSFAGGFMGYLTQQGDVTEVNLRKAVIYGSAVASFCVEGFSVSRLRELSRNELDERVAAFKKLVEF, encoded by the coding sequence ATGGATTCGGTTCTGGTAGTGGGGTCCGTTGCGTACGATTCAGTGGAAACACCGGTGAAAAAAGTCGAAAATTCCCTTGGAGGGTCTGCCATTTACTTCAGTGCGGCTGCGAGCCTCTTTGCTCCGGTTAAGGTGGTAGGGGTTGTGGGAGACGATTTTAACTGGGACGACATTGCTTTTCTTAAAGAAAAGAACGTTGATTTTGAGGGCATGCAGCAGGTGCCCGGAAAAACCTTCCGGTGGGGGGGCCGCTACAAACAGGACATGAATTACCGGGAAACGCTTTACACGGACCTTAATGTTTTCGAGACCTTTGACCCCCACATTCCCGACGACTACAAAAAGACGCCTTTTCTTTTTTTGGCGAATATTCAACCGGAATTGCAGCAGTGTGTACTGGCGCAGATGGAACGGCCGCGCTTTACGATGCTGGACACCATGAATTTCTGGATTGAAGGCCGTTACGAGGCACTCATCGAGACCATAAAAAGGGTGGATGGAATTGTCATTAATGAAGAAGAGGCCTTGGATCTGGTTCACGAAACCAATTTGATTCGCGCGATGAGAAAAATTACGGCTCTCGGACCGCGTGTGATCATTGTTAAAAAGGGGGAACACGGTGCGATCCTGTCTGTGAATAATTCTTATTTTTTTGCTCCGGCGTATCCGATCGAAAATGTGGTGGATCCGACAGGCGCCGGCGATTCGTTTGCGGGTGGATTCATGGGGTACCTGACCCAGCAGGGGGATGTAACGGAAGTTAATCTCCGAAAAGCGGTAATTTACGGCAGTGCCGTGGCCTCTTTTTGCGTAGAAGGTTTCAGTGTAAGCCGCCTGCGAGAGCTGAGTCGAAACGAATTGGATGAGCGGGTAGCCGCATTCAAAAAGCTGGTGGAATTTTAG
- a CDS encoding MBL fold metallo-hydrolase, with amino-acid sequence MSGRTVNLIKFLGTGGARFVVARQLRRSAGVWYDLNGVKILMDPGPGSLVALAKSRPRLDPMELDALLLTHRHIDHSNDINILIEAMTNGGKEKRGRVFAPHDCLENDPVILRYVRAFPKEIHILQENTIYEVNGGLRFRTSVRHEHPVETYGIHFLLPEGQISHMIDTAFFEGLLEDYKDARILILHVVRYEDRGDRARGIYHLNLDNAREIIAALRPQLTILTHFGMTMLQKKPWVLAQQLSDEIGVDVRAASDGMTVTVPDYLKSE; translated from the coding sequence GTGAGCGGGCGAACAGTGAACCTGATTAAATTTCTGGGAACCGGCGGAGCGCGCTTTGTCGTTGCCCGGCAATTAAGGCGGTCGGCAGGCGTATGGTACGACCTAAATGGGGTAAAAATATTAATGGACCCTGGTCCGGGGAGTTTGGTTGCATTGGCCAAAAGTCGTCCTCGGCTGGATCCGATGGAACTGGATGCCCTTTTGCTGACCCACCGCCATATCGACCATTCCAACGACATCAATATTTTAATTGAGGCCATGACCAACGGGGGAAAAGAGAAGCGCGGACGGGTGTTTGCGCCGCACGATTGCTTGGAAAATGATCCCGTCATTTTGCGCTATGTGCGTGCGTTTCCGAAAGAAATTCACATTCTTCAGGAAAACACGATTTACGAGGTGAATGGCGGCTTGCGTTTTCGCACGTCGGTTCGCCACGAACATCCTGTGGAGACGTACGGCATTCATTTCCTCTTGCCGGAAGGCCAAATTTCGCACATGATTGACACGGCCTTTTTTGAGGGGCTTTTGGAGGATTACAAGGACGCCCGCATTCTGATTTTGCACGTGGTGCGCTACGAAGACCGGGGAGATCGGGCTCGTGGCATTTACCATTTGAATCTGGACAACGCCCGCGAGATTATTGCCGCCCTTCGCCCGCAATTGACGATTCTCACCCATTTTGGCATGACGATGCTCCAGAAAAAGCCCTGGGTTCTGGCGCAGCAGCTTTCCGATGAAATCGGCGTGGACGTGCGGGCTGCCTCTGACGGCATGACCGTGACGGTCCCGGACTATTTGAAATCAGAATGA
- the tsaA gene encoding tRNA (N6-threonylcarbamoyladenosine(37)-N6)-methyltransferase TrmO encodes MEEITFKPIGRVRCDFKEPGELEFACELGLKCPTVSEIILDPKFKIGLEGLQRFSHAFVLFHIHKVTKMELKTYPAPLSIKNLQSVGVFASRSQYRPNPIGLRLVKILRISKNRLVVEGLDAIDGTPVLDIKPYVPGFDRPANVQTAAWYHWQEG; translated from the coding sequence ATGGAAGAGATTACGTTCAAGCCAATTGGCAGGGTCAGGTGTGACTTCAAGGAACCTGGAGAGCTGGAGTTTGCCTGTGAACTGGGGTTAAAATGTCCCACCGTTTCAGAAATCATCCTGGACCCAAAATTCAAGATCGGTCTGGAAGGATTACAGCGTTTCTCACATGCATTTGTTTTATTTCATATCCATAAAGTGACCAAAATGGAGCTGAAAACCTACCCGGCGCCACTATCGATAAAAAATCTGCAATCAGTGGGCGTTTTTGCGTCTCGAAGTCAGTATCGTCCCAATCCGATAGGCTTGCGTTTGGTCAAAATTTTGAGAATATCAAAAAACCGGCTGGTCGTGGAAGGACTGGATGCCATTGACGGCACACCGGTGTTGGATATTAAGCCCTATGTTCCCGGATTTGACCGGCCCGCAAACGTCCAAACAGCCGCCTGGTATCATTGGCAGGAAGGTTAG
- a CDS encoding NAD(P)/FAD-dependent oxidoreductase encodes MNHGVLIIGTGPAGVSTAETLRKFGYRERITMLSKEPFPPYSPPLMANYLETRGTSDLIFWKGKDFCKDFDIDCKTSAEVGKVEPKRKRVVLTDGTFLEYNYLVIASGSEMWIPIKCECPAEKGKEKYYNFKSLTAVSKLLNEVDKGADKAVIIGAGFIGMEIAITLRRIGLSVLVVEMMDRILPRMITKDIAVPLESVVQDMGIELLLNHKGDLLKGKETAEELLLSDGTLIKGNLFIAATGIKPNISFLAGSGIQTQKGIRVNAYLKTNYDTIFAGGDVAEVPDLITGNAYPHAIYPEAVKQGKTIAFNILGERVSYEGGLNMNSLYHFNLPMISEGAMIAEEKADEELFYRKENVIRKIGLKDGKILRFELVGDKEGSGLLHTLMTQRKDVSRIKDALVAKKYNQAKHFMNSFGQYFF; translated from the coding sequence ATGAACCATGGTGTTTTAATTATCGGAACGGGGCCGGCGGGCGTCAGCACGGCCGAGACGCTGCGTAAATTCGGCTATCGGGAAAGAATAACCATGCTTTCAAAAGAACCCTTTCCGCCCTATTCTCCCCCTCTGATGGCGAACTACCTGGAAACACGCGGCACAAGTGATTTGATCTTCTGGAAAGGAAAGGACTTTTGCAAGGATTTTGACATCGACTGCAAGACATCGGCAGAAGTCGGGAAAGTGGAGCCGAAGCGCAAACGCGTCGTTCTGACTGACGGCACTTTTTTGGAGTACAACTACCTGGTCATTGCATCCGGCAGCGAAATGTGGATTCCCATAAAATGCGAATGTCCGGCAGAAAAAGGCAAGGAAAAATATTACAATTTCAAATCGCTTACGGCGGTTTCAAAATTACTGAACGAGGTGGATAAAGGCGCCGACAAGGCCGTCATCATCGGCGCCGGATTCATCGGGATGGAGATTGCCATCACGCTCCGGCGAATCGGCCTTTCGGTTCTGGTTGTCGAAATGATGGATCGCATTCTGCCCCGCATGATCACAAAGGATATTGCCGTACCCCTGGAATCGGTTGTTCAGGATATGGGAATCGAACTCCTGCTGAATCACAAGGGGGATTTACTCAAGGGTAAAGAAACGGCCGAAGAATTGCTGCTTTCAGACGGAACACTTATCAAGGGAAATCTGTTTATTGCGGCAACCGGCATTAAACCCAACATCTCATTTTTGGCAGGAAGCGGTATTCAAACACAAAAAGGCATTCGGGTTAATGCTTATTTGAAAACGAATTATGACACTATTTTTGCCGGCGGCGACGTGGCCGAAGTGCCGGATTTAATTACGGGAAATGCCTATCCGCACGCCATTTATCCGGAGGCCGTAAAACAGGGTAAAACCATCGCTTTCAACATCCTGGGTGAGCGCGTGTCTTACGAAGGCGGGTTGAATATGAACAGTCTCTATCACTTCAATCTCCCCATGATTAGCGAAGGTGCCATGATTGCCGAGGAAAAAGCCGACGAAGAATTATTCTACCGCAAGGAAAACGTGATCCGAAAAATCGGCCTGAAAGACGGCAAAATCCTCCGGTTTGAATTGGTGGGGGACAAAGAAGGCAGCGGCCTGCTGCACACGCTTATGACCCAGAGGAAAGATGTGAGCCGAATTAAAGACGCACTGGTTGCAAAAAAATACAATCAGGCCAAACATTTTATGAACAGCTTCGGACAGTACTTTTTCTGA
- a CDS encoding AAA family ATPase, translating into MEDVNKQRRQKIFDVAEKLRTKESKSEKGFRVVITGKGGAGKTTLTALLSKLLAREGYNVLAVDEDPQVNLPYSLGFPPDRDITPASRNLDYIEEKTGARPGEGWGVMLTLNPDVTDVVERFGLKTKDGINLLVMGSVIQAATGCLCPENALLEAVMSYISLREGEVILMDTQAGVEHFGRALARGFTQAVIITEPTFNAYQVAQNAAKLSRQLGIPYVHLAVNKIRHDDDLERFKKMAGESLKQYDELFILPFEDEILKTEPDVTPLLQGDSRYIREVSQMADKLKTYGEKE; encoded by the coding sequence ATGGAAGATGTGAATAAACAAAGGCGGCAGAAGATATTTGACGTTGCTGAAAAACTGCGAACAAAAGAATCAAAATCGGAAAAAGGGTTTCGGGTGGTTATTACCGGGAAAGGAGGCGCCGGTAAAACCACCCTGACCGCTCTTTTGTCCAAGCTGCTTGCGCGGGAGGGTTACAATGTGCTTGCGGTGGATGAAGACCCCCAGGTGAACCTTCCCTACTCGCTCGGCTTTCCACCGGACAGGGACATTACCCCGGCTTCCCGCAATCTGGATTACATCGAGGAGAAAACCGGAGCCAGGCCCGGCGAGGGCTGGGGCGTGATGCTGACCCTGAACCCGGATGTAACCGATGTGGTGGAACGTTTCGGCCTGAAAACAAAGGACGGCATCAATCTTCTGGTAATGGGAAGCGTCATTCAGGCGGCCACCGGCTGCCTTTGCCCGGAAAATGCTTTGCTGGAAGCTGTAATGAGCTACATCAGCCTGCGGGAAGGTGAAGTAATTTTGATGGATACTCAGGCGGGTGTGGAACACTTCGGCCGGGCGCTGGCCCGGGGATTTACACAGGCCGTCATTATTACCGAACCCACGTTTAACGCTTACCAGGTGGCACAGAATGCGGCTAAATTATCCCGGCAGCTTGGCATCCCCTATGTCCATCTGGCCGTCAATAAAATCCGCCATGATGACGACCTTGAGAGATTTAAAAAGATGGCAGGAGAAAGCCTCAAGCAGTACGACGAACTGTTTATTCTCCCCTTCGAAGATGAAATCCTAAAAACAGAGCCGGATGTAACACCGCTGCTGCAGGGAGATTCTCGCTATATCCGCGAAGTGTCCCAGATGGCTGACAAGCTAAAAACCTACGGAGAGAAAGAATGA
- the cooS gene encoding anaerobic carbon-monoxide dehydrogenase catalytic subunit, whose translation MDKKIEIIVNARTTDEAAKVVLEKAIEEGIETVWDRLEAQQPQCGFGQLGMCCNRCAMGPCRISPFDDAGPTRGVCGADVDLIAARNLLDDLLVGAASHSDHGREVVEVFLETAEGKSQGYKILDETKLNAIADEYGIDTKGKSKEAVAKEVALAIFEEFGTVKNSIQFAESRPPEKTKETWKKAGIVPRSVDREIVEAAHRVHMGVDSDYVNILLHALRTSLSDGWGGSMMATDISDVLFGTPKPVSSYVNLGVLKPDMVNIVLHGHNPVLSEMVVKASREKDLVDYAKKMGAKGINLVGMCCTGNEVLMRQGVPIAGNMLNQELAIATGAVEVMLIDYQCIFPSITKTAGCYHTKVVSTSEKAKFPGAIHKEFHPGNAFDTAKEIVKLAVENFPNRNPDRVKIPNNPMKLMAGFSVEAITSALGGTLQPLIDVIASGKIRGAAGIVGCNNPKIKQDYNHIVLTKELIKRNILVLETGCAAIASGKAGLLVPEAAELAGDGLKEVAQSLGIPPVLHMGSCVDCSRILVIAAKLAKALNVGIADLPIAGAAPEWYSQKAISIGAYFVASGVYTVLGLPPKIFGSPNVVQLLTEGVEGVVGGKFAVEPDPVRQAELMAAHIEKKRKALGI comes from the coding sequence ATGGACAAGAAAATAGAAATCATTGTAAATGCAAGAACTACCGATGAAGCCGCAAAGGTTGTTCTTGAAAAAGCGATTGAAGAAGGCATAGAAACCGTTTGGGATCGGCTTGAAGCACAGCAGCCCCAATGCGGATTCGGCCAGTTGGGAATGTGCTGTAACCGATGCGCCATGGGTCCCTGCCGGATTTCGCCCTTTGATGATGCCGGTCCTACGCGCGGCGTCTGCGGAGCCGATGTGGATTTAATTGCCGCCAGAAATCTATTGGACGATCTTCTGGTAGGTGCGGCATCCCATTCAGATCACGGAAGAGAAGTGGTTGAAGTATTTCTTGAGACCGCCGAGGGAAAATCTCAGGGCTACAAAATTCTGGACGAAACCAAATTAAATGCCATTGCCGACGAATACGGAATCGATACCAAGGGAAAATCGAAAGAAGCGGTTGCGAAGGAAGTGGCTCTGGCCATCTTTGAAGAGTTTGGAACGGTAAAAAATTCCATTCAATTTGCGGAATCCAGACCGCCGGAAAAAACAAAAGAAACCTGGAAAAAGGCGGGTATTGTTCCCAGAAGCGTCGACAGGGAAATTGTTGAAGCGGCACACCGGGTCCACATGGGGGTCGATTCCGATTACGTGAACATTCTGCTCCACGCCCTGCGAACCTCTCTCTCCGACGGCTGGGGCGGATCGATGATGGCAACGGACATTTCCGACGTGCTCTTTGGAACCCCCAAACCCGTATCCTCCTATGTCAATCTTGGCGTATTGAAACCGGACATGGTTAATATTGTGCTTCACGGGCACAATCCGGTGCTGTCCGAAATGGTTGTAAAAGCCTCACGGGAAAAGGACCTGGTGGATTATGCCAAAAAGATGGGTGCTAAGGGAATCAATCTGGTGGGGATGTGCTGCACCGGAAATGAAGTTCTAATGCGGCAAGGCGTTCCCATTGCCGGGAATATGCTGAACCAGGAGCTGGCTATTGCCACCGGAGCGGTGGAGGTGATGCTTATCGATTACCAATGCATTTTCCCATCCATCACAAAAACAGCCGGCTGCTACCACACAAAGGTCGTTTCCACGTCCGAAAAGGCCAAATTCCCCGGAGCCATCCATAAAGAATTTCACCCGGGAAACGCTTTCGACACCGCGAAAGAAATTGTGAAATTAGCCGTTGAGAATTTTCCGAACCGGAATCCGGATCGGGTAAAAATTCCGAACAATCCCATGAAACTCATGGCGGGTTTTTCGGTTGAGGCGATTACATCGGCGCTGGGCGGTACGCTTCAGCCCCTGATTGACGTCATTGCATCAGGGAAAATCAGAGGGGCAGCCGGGATCGTCGGCTGTAACAATCCCAAAATCAAACAGGATTACAATCACATTGTACTGACCAAGGAGCTGATTAAACGAAACATCCTGGTTTTGGAAACCGGCTGTGCGGCCATTGCCTCCGGGAAAGCCGGCTTACTGGTGCCGGAAGCGGCTGAACTGGCCGGAGACGGACTCAAAGAAGTCGCCCAGTCACTGGGTATTCCGCCGGTGCTGCATATGGGTTCCTGTGTCGACTGCTCCAGAATCCTGGTTATTGCAGCGAAACTGGCCAAAGCCCTGAATGTGGGCATTGCGGACCTTCCCATAGCGGGCGCAGCTCCGGAATGGTATTCCCAGAAGGCCATCTCGATTGGTGCCTATTTCGTGGCCTCCGGCGTTTACACCGTGCTGGGCTTGCCGCCAAAAATTTTCGGAAGCCCCAACGTGGTCCAACTTCTGACCGAAGGGGTGGAAGGCGTGGTTGGCGGTAAATTCGCCGTTGAACCGGATCCCGTCAGGCAGGCTGAATTGATGGCGGCTCATATTGAGAAGAAACGAAAGGCATTAGGCATTTAA